A stretch of Rhinoderma darwinii isolate aRhiDar2 chromosome 4, aRhiDar2.hap1, whole genome shotgun sequence DNA encodes these proteins:
- the SLC25A27 gene encoding mitochondrial uncoupling protein 4, giving the protein MSPKDRALPDRWPLLSKFVLSACAASVAELVTFPLDLTKTRLQIQGEAALGRFGEGAAGPYRGMVHTAFGIVQEEGLLKLWQGATPAIYRHIVYSGVRMVAYEQLRDSPLGKGDNETFPLWKAVVGGMSAGAIGQFFASPTDLVKVQMQMEGKRRLEGKPPRVRGVYHAFVTIVSKGGIRGLWAGWVPNVQRAALVNMGDLTTYDTVKHFLLRNTNLKDNSLCHSISSICSGLVAATLGTPADVIKTRIMNQPRDKHGRGILYNSSTDCFIQAVRGEGLLSLYKGFIPTWMRMAPWSLVFWLTYEQIRRLVGVSPF; this is encoded by the exons ATGTCACCTAAGGACAGGGCTCTGCCGGACAGATGGCCCCTGCTCAGCAAGTTTGTCCTGTCCGCCTGTGCAGCCAGTGTGGCCGAGCTAG TGACTTTCCCTTTGGATCTCACGAAAACTCGTCTACAGATACAAGGAGAAGCGGCACTGGGGCGTTTTGGAGAAGGAGCGGCGGGGCCCTACAGGGGAATGGTGCACACGGCCTTTGGTATAGTGCAGGAGGAAGGGCTGCTAAAGCTTTGGCAGGGAGCGACGCCAGCCATCTACCGCCACATTG TGTACTCAGGAGTCCGCATGGTAGCTTATGAGCAGCTCCGAGACTCGCCACTTGGAAAAGGGGATAATGAAACCTTTCCACTATG GAAGGCTGTGGTGGGCGGAATGAGCGCCGGAGCTATCGGACAGTTTTTCGCTAGTCCAACAGACCTGGTAAAAGTTCAGATGCAGATGGAGGGAAAGAGGAGACTTGAAGGAAAACCACCCAG AGTTCGAGGGGTTTATCACGCATTTGTGACCATTGTGTCCAAAGGAGGAATTCGTGGCTTGTGGGCAGGTTGGGTGCCAAATGTTCAGAGAGCTGCACTGGTAAATATGGGAG ATCTGACCACTTATGATACTGTCAAACATTTTCTACTTCGGAACACAAACCTCAAGGACAACAGTTTATGTCACAGTATTTCTAG CATATGTTCAGGACTGGTTGCTGCTACTTTAGGGACACCGGCGGATGTTATCAAGACCAGGATAATGAACCAGCCGAGAGACAAGCATGGACG GGGGATATTGTACAACTCTTCCACCGATTGCTTTATACAAGCTGTGCGAGGCGAGGGCCTCCTGTCCCTGTATAAAGGTTTCATTCCCACATGGATGAGAATG GCTCCCTGGTCACTGGTTTTCTGGCTGACTTATGAGCAGATCAGGAGACTTGTGGGAGTGAGTCCATTTTGA